A window of the Bacteroides thetaiotaomicron VPI-5482 genome harbors these coding sequences:
- a CDS encoding acyltransferase family protein, whose product MKENLEKRQSEVIAAMRFPLMVLLLFAHVLPMTSIPIEMNFSEMNVYHLFSEGISHNLSRIRNPLFFFFSGFFFFRKLEKWSLDFYHLQLKKRVISLLLPYLLWNILMILAVYIKNYAFIFLFSMEPGEELQEVRNNSLYMLFWHTPVNYPLWFLRDLICMSALSPLFYAFFKYLKIYGLLILLALYLSVWETNIAGLSMTAIMFFGAGSYMGIYKKNVLAFCSKFRYVTAIITLMFLCCAIICNGRELHAYIVRIYILFGIITAFNLMDWLIDKESWKNLFCKLSATVFFIYAAHEIYIINWTKGFFSRTSLADSGGGLMLSYLLIPFITLGVCLGLYYFLNRMAPNMLALLVGGRMKTQIIRNSK is encoded by the coding sequence ATGAAAGAAAACCTTGAGAAAAGACAATCGGAAGTGATTGCAGCTATGAGATTTCCGTTGATGGTATTGTTGCTTTTTGCCCATGTGCTTCCCATGACATCAATCCCTATAGAGATGAATTTCTCAGAAATGAATGTATATCATCTTTTTTCAGAAGGCATATCTCATAATTTGTCCCGGATACGCAATCCTTTATTCTTTTTCTTCTCTGGTTTCTTCTTCTTTCGCAAACTAGAGAAATGGAGTCTTGATTTTTATCATCTTCAATTAAAAAAGAGAGTAATAAGCCTTTTGCTTCCTTATTTATTATGGAATATACTTATGATATTGGCTGTCTATATAAAGAATTATGCGTTTATTTTTCTTTTTTCAATGGAACCGGGGGAGGAACTACAGGAAGTCAGGAATAATTCTTTGTATATGTTGTTTTGGCATACTCCTGTGAACTATCCTTTGTGGTTTTTGCGTGATTTGATTTGTATGTCTGCGTTGTCTCCATTATTCTATGCTTTCTTCAAGTATCTGAAAATATATGGATTACTTATTCTGCTCGCTCTGTATTTATCTGTTTGGGAAACAAATATTGCAGGACTGAGTATGACAGCTATTATGTTTTTCGGAGCAGGTTCCTATATGGGAATTTATAAAAAGAATGTTCTGGCGTTTTGTTCGAAGTTCCGGTATGTGACAGCAATAATCACTCTCATGTTTTTATGTTGCGCTATCATTTGTAATGGGAGGGAGCTTCATGCGTATATTGTTAGAATATATATATTGTTTGGCATAATAACAGCTTTCAATTTGATGGACTGGTTAATAGATAAGGAAAGTTGGAAGAATCTGTTTTGTAAATTATCGGCTACAGTCTTTTTTATTTATGCAGCCCACGAAATATACATCATTAACTGGACAAAGGGCTTCTTCTCCCGTACTTCTCTTGCAGACTCCGGAGGAGGATTAATGCTTAGTTATTTACTAATACCTTTTATTACTTTAGGTGTTTGTCTCGGTCTCTATTATTTTTTGAATAGAATGGCCCCCAATATGCTTGCTTTGCTGGTTGGAGGACGAATGAAAACTCAAATTATAAGAAACAGCAAATGA
- a CDS encoding glycosyl transferase, with protein MKHAYLIMAHHEFEVLGKLVQALDDERNDIYIHFDKKVKNYPLLKTKYTNLYILQKRTDIRWGHISQIKAEYALFEAAFMQDRYDYYHLLSGVHLPLKSQSYIHHFFEGLKDKEVLVHVPNSDYQTHLKMRRYNFFTKNFMHKVLFIRRINQLLWRVCIRIQKELHICRNRNQSYTNAANWVSITGKCIGYLLQIKKDVLRKYRFTLCGDEFFIPSELGKSYLKDRIYYDDKLLKCDFDGGSNPRIYHLGDYDELISSGCLFARKFSYTDMHIVDKILIHITADQE; from the coding sequence ATGAAACATGCATATTTGATAATGGCTCACCACGAGTTTGAGGTTTTAGGGAAGTTGGTTCAGGCCCTTGATGATGAACGAAATGATATCTATATTCATTTTGATAAAAAGGTGAAAAACTATCCATTGCTTAAGACAAAGTATACAAATTTGTATATTCTGCAAAAGCGGACAGACATCCGTTGGGGGCACATTTCACAGATAAAGGCGGAGTATGCTCTGTTTGAGGCTGCTTTTATGCAGGATCGATATGATTATTATCATTTGCTTTCCGGGGTACATTTGCCTCTGAAGTCCCAAAGCTATATTCATCATTTTTTTGAAGGTCTAAAAGATAAGGAAGTATTGGTGCATGTCCCAAACTCAGATTATCAGACGCACCTTAAAATGCGGAGATATAACTTCTTTACGAAGAATTTTATGCATAAGGTTCTTTTTATAAGAAGAATAAATCAGCTATTGTGGAGAGTATGTATTCGTATTCAAAAAGAATTGCATATATGTCGGAATCGGAATCAATCATATACTAATGCGGCTAATTGGGTGAGTATAACAGGTAAATGTATAGGTTATTTATTGCAGATTAAAAAAGATGTATTGCGAAAATATCGTTTTACTTTATGTGGGGATGAGTTTTTTATCCCCTCGGAATTGGGTAAATCGTATTTAAAAGATCGTATATACTATGATGATAAACTATTGAAATGTGATTTTGATGGTGGTTCCAATCCTCGTATATATCATTTGGGAGACTATGACGAATTAATCAGTTCGGGTTGTCTGTTTGCTCGGAAGTTTAGCTATACGGATATGCATATTGTTGACAAAATATTGATTCATATCACCGCTGATCAAGAATAA
- a CDS encoding beta-1,6-N-acetylglucosaminyltransferase codes for MKHAYLIIAHNEFEILKRLIQALDDERNDIYIHFDRKLNHYPDCRTSYAKLTFLEERMDVRWGDISVVDAEFALFDEAYRRGEYSYYHLLSGVDMPLKTQNYIHRFFEKNAGKEFVGYYQGNISKEIDRKVCRWHLFPKSFKETEGGLAVTKRVLRAGCVRLQSLLGIRRNKDINFRKGTQWLSISNELVGYLLQQQKEVRRVYTHTFCADEIFVQTICWNSSFRDRVYDMHDEGHGCLRMIGWKDNQLEEWKEKDFEILMNSEALFARKFSIRHIEVVDQILNEISK; via the coding sequence ATGAAACATGCCTATTTGATTATAGCTCATAATGAGTTTGAAATTCTGAAACGACTGATACAGGCTCTTGATGATGAACGAAATGATATCTATATCCATTTTGACCGAAAGCTGAATCACTATCCGGATTGCCGGACATCGTATGCTAAACTTACTTTTTTAGAGGAACGTATGGATGTCCGTTGGGGAGATATAAGTGTAGTAGATGCAGAATTTGCATTGTTCGATGAAGCTTATCGACGTGGGGAATATAGTTATTATCATTTGTTATCGGGTGTTGATATGCCTCTTAAAACACAGAACTATATTCATCGTTTTTTTGAAAAAAATGCGGGAAAAGAGTTTGTTGGCTACTATCAGGGAAATATATCCAAAGAAATTGACCGTAAAGTTTGTAGATGGCATTTGTTCCCCAAAAGTTTTAAGGAAACTGAAGGCGGCTTGGCTGTAACAAAGCGTGTTTTACGTGCAGGATGTGTCCGGCTGCAGTCTTTACTCGGGATTCGGCGGAATAAGGATATTAATTTCAGAAAAGGTACTCAATGGCTAAGTATTAGTAACGAGCTTGTTGGTTATTTGTTGCAGCAGCAAAAAGAGGTACGAAGAGTTTATACCCATACTTTTTGTGCGGACGAAATATTTGTGCAGACTATTTGCTGGAATTCTTCTTTTCGCGACAGAGTCTACGATATGCACGATGAAGGACACGGTTGTTTGCGGATGATTGGGTGGAAAGATAACCAGCTGGAAGAGTGGAAAGAAAAAGACTTTGAAATATTGATGAATTCGGAAGCATTGTTTGCCCGGAAATTTAGTATACGGCATATCGAAGTTGTTGATCAAATTCTGAATGAAATCAGTAAATGA